In Pseudomonas nunensis, a single window of DNA contains:
- the fae gene encoding formaldehyde-activating enzyme — protein sequence MKELDLYIGEGFEGPGVNAAHINILIGPRNGPAGQAFANSLASPSQGHCPFMVIAQPNIPVKPMTLYVNKAAISSDLHGNATWGASQAGIAKAVLEALLDGTLPPEAEDEWAIVTANWVNPACDDLDAVYLNNYNACRTAIRAALTGKPETAQLADVVDHISNPFYTPKA from the coding sequence ATGAAAGAACTCGACCTGTACATCGGTGAAGGTTTCGAAGGCCCAGGCGTGAACGCCGCGCACATCAACATCCTGATCGGGCCGCGCAACGGTCCGGCGGGGCAGGCGTTTGCCAATAGCCTGGCGTCGCCAAGCCAGGGCCATTGCCCGTTCATGGTGATCGCGCAGCCGAACATCCCGGTCAAGCCGATGACGCTCTACGTCAACAAGGCCGCGATCAGCAGCGACCTGCACGGCAACGCCACTTGGGGCGCCTCCCAGGCCGGGATCGCCAAGGCTGTTCTGGAAGCGCTGCTGGACGGCACCTTGCCGCCGGAAGCCGAGGACGAGTGGGCGATTGTGACGGCCAACTGGGTCAACCCGGCCTGCGATGACCTCGATGCGGTGTACCTGAACAACTACAACGCCTGCCGCACCGCGATCCGCGCCGCCCTGACCGGCAAGCCGGAAACCGCGCAACTGGCGGATGTGGTCGATCACATTAGCAACCCTTTCTACACGCCAAAAGCCTGA
- a CDS encoding cytochrome b/b6 domain-containing protein, which yields MSQPTASPKASHPRWLRLTHWLNALAVVVMIASGWRIYNASPLYDFSFPKALTLGGWLGGALQWHFAAMWFLAVNGLIYLIINIASGRLFRRFFPVSPKGILHDLWAALRGRLGHADLSHYNQVQRFAYLFVMLDITLMVVSGLVLWKSVQFPLLRELLGGYEGARQVHFIAMSLLVAFIAVHLVMVLLVPKTLWYMIVGRKESV from the coding sequence ATGTCGCAGCCAACTGCCTCACCCAAGGCCAGCCATCCACGCTGGCTGCGCCTGACCCATTGGCTCAACGCCCTGGCCGTGGTGGTCATGATCGCCAGCGGCTGGCGCATCTATAACGCTTCGCCGCTCTACGACTTCAGCTTCCCGAAAGCGCTCACACTCGGCGGCTGGCTCGGCGGTGCGTTGCAATGGCACTTCGCGGCGATGTGGTTCCTCGCCGTCAACGGCCTCATCTACCTGATCATCAACATCGCCAGCGGTCGTCTGTTTCGACGGTTTTTTCCGGTGTCGCCGAAGGGAATCCTGCACGACCTGTGGGCGGCATTGAGAGGGCGGCTGGGGCACGCCGACCTCAGTCATTACAACCAGGTCCAGCGGTTTGCCTACCTGTTCGTCATGCTCGACATCACGCTGATGGTGGTCTCCGGGCTGGTGCTGTGGAAGTCCGTGCAGTTCCCGTTGTTGCGTGAATTGCTCGGCGGTTACGAAGGGGCGCGGCAGGTGCATTTCATTGCGATGTCACTGTTGGTGGCGTTCATCGCGGTGCACTTGGTGATGGTGCTGCTGGTGCCAAAAACGTTGTGGTACATGATCGTTGGTCGCAAGGAGTCCGTATGA
- a CDS encoding NAD(P)H-dependent oxidoreductase, with product MHALIVVAHPNPQSLTHSLARQIAEGLTSVDSSNTYEIADLSAQGFDPRFGTADMAVHHREAPPPADVLAEQARIERADALVLVYPVYWWSMPALLKGWIDRVFSNGWAFDFSLDSPFVQKLGHLRVHLVGVGGADAGSFTRHGYDEAMKTQIDHGIFEYCGARVVTSELLLDSESQAPQIHLKAARNLGRKLFKSSEVTETV from the coding sequence ATGCACGCACTGATCGTCGTAGCTCATCCCAATCCCCAATCGCTCACCCACAGCCTCGCCCGGCAAATCGCCGAAGGCCTGACCTCCGTCGATTCCAGCAACACCTATGAAATCGCCGACCTCTCGGCCCAAGGTTTCGATCCACGGTTCGGCACGGCAGACATGGCGGTTCATCATCGCGAAGCGCCGCCGCCCGCCGATGTCCTGGCCGAACAGGCCCGGATCGAACGCGCCGATGCGCTGGTGCTGGTCTATCCAGTTTACTGGTGGTCGATGCCGGCGCTGCTCAAGGGCTGGATTGATCGCGTGTTTTCGAATGGCTGGGCGTTCGACTTCAGTCTGGACAGCCCCTTTGTGCAGAAACTGGGTCACTTGCGGGTGCATCTGGTCGGTGTGGGCGGCGCCGATGCCGGGTCGTTTACGCGACATGGTTATGACGAGGCGATGAAGACCCAGATCGACCATGGCATCTTCGAATACTGCGGTGCGCGGGTGGTGACGTCCGAATTGTTGCTGGACTCGGAAAGCCAGGCGCCGCAGATCCATTTGAAGGCAGCGCGGAATCTGGGCCGAAAGCTCTTCAAATCATCAGAAGTGACCGAGACCGTGTGA
- a CDS encoding P1 family peptidase, translating to MKPRARDLNIQFGQLQPGPLNAITDVPGVRVGHSDVRGRTAQGRDILTGVTVIEPRLGSTSQQPCFAGVHVLNGNGDATGLEWIREAGLLTSPIAFTNTHSLGVVRDALIVLDREQQPDDGRLYWNMPVVLETFDGLLNDINGFHVKPEHVAEALRTAVGGPVIEGNVGGGSGMICHEFKGGIGTASRRLSSAQGGWTVGAIVQANHGIRHELRVDGYPVGRYMEKADSPFLKASLPHPGMGSIVVCLATDAPLLPHQCTRLAQRASLGLARTGGGNEDHSGDIFIAFATGNDVPPAAYESKKAPTCDNLRMVNNDHISELFLAATEAVEEAIINALLAGETAEGNGHAVPGLDAATLLKALRQAGWPGAV from the coding sequence ATGAAACCACGTGCCCGCGATTTGAATATCCAGTTCGGCCAGCTGCAACCCGGCCCGCTGAATGCCATCACCGACGTACCCGGCGTTCGTGTCGGCCACAGCGATGTGCGAGGCCGCACCGCTCAGGGCCGCGACATCCTGACCGGCGTCACGGTGATCGAACCTCGCCTCGGTTCCACCAGCCAACAGCCGTGTTTTGCCGGGGTCCATGTGCTCAACGGCAATGGCGATGCGACCGGGCTGGAGTGGATTCGCGAGGCCGGTCTGTTGACCAGTCCGATCGCCTTCACCAACACCCACAGCCTGGGCGTGGTGCGCGATGCGCTGATTGTGCTGGACCGCGAACAGCAACCGGATGACGGGCGTCTTTACTGGAACATGCCGGTGGTGCTGGAGACGTTCGACGGTTTGCTCAACGACATCAATGGCTTTCATGTAAAGCCCGAACACGTGGCCGAGGCCTTGCGCACGGCCGTCGGCGGACCGGTGATCGAGGGTAACGTCGGTGGCGGCAGCGGCATGATCTGCCATGAATTCAAGGGCGGGATCGGCACCGCGTCCCGGCGCCTGAGCAGCGCCCAAGGTGGCTGGACGGTGGGCGCGATCGTCCAGGCCAACCACGGGATTCGCCACGAATTGCGGGTCGATGGTTACCCTGTCGGGCGCTATATGGAAAAGGCTGACTCGCCGTTCCTCAAAGCGTCACTGCCGCATCCCGGGATGGGCTCGATTGTCGTCTGCCTGGCCACCGACGCGCCGTTGCTGCCGCACCAATGCACCCGCCTCGCGCAACGTGCCAGCCTGGGCCTGGCCCGCACGGGCGGTGGTAATGAAGATCACAGCGGCGACATCTTCATCGCCTTTGCGACTGGCAACGACGTGCCGCCCGCTGCGTATGAAAGCAAGAAAGCGCCGACCTGCGACAACCTGCGCATGGTCAACAACGACCACATCAGCGAACTGTTCCTCGCCGCTACCGAAGCGGTGGAAGAAGCGATCATCAACGCGTTGCTGGCGGGTGAAACGGCTGAGGGGAATGGGCATGCGGTGCCGGGGCTGGATGCCGCGACGTTGCTGAAAGCCCTGCGCCAGGCGGGTTGGCCGGGGGCGGTGTAG
- a CDS encoding helix-turn-helix transcriptional regulator — MDGLLKELPVHQGLARVFGALGHDGFWRALVDTLRLLVPLDNALVAVMRAERVPRLLIDFDSRASAPEEEELARYSAGVYLLDPFYQAVCAGITDGLHSLDSVAPDQFQQSEYYQSYFRSVVGGDEMQFMINVDGAVLGLSLGRSMRFSPEEHGRLLCVRDWVLAAMGRHLQLVPPEGPTAVAGDLATLLDRFDARLTVREVETARLILQGFSSKAIAQQLSISPETVKVHRRNLYHKLNVSGHGELFALVLQPK, encoded by the coding sequence GTGGACGGGTTGTTGAAAGAGTTGCCGGTGCATCAAGGCTTGGCGCGGGTGTTCGGCGCCCTCGGCCACGACGGATTCTGGCGCGCGCTGGTGGACACCTTGCGCTTGCTGGTGCCGCTGGATAACGCGTTGGTTGCGGTGATGCGCGCCGAGCGAGTGCCACGGCTGCTGATTGATTTCGACTCCCGGGCCAGTGCCCCCGAAGAAGAGGAATTGGCTCGCTATAGCGCTGGCGTGTACTTGCTCGATCCTTTCTATCAAGCCGTCTGCGCCGGCATCACCGACGGCTTGCACAGCCTCGACTCAGTGGCCCCGGACCAGTTTCAGCAGAGCGAGTACTACCAGAGTTACTTCCGCTCGGTGGTGGGCGGTGACGAGATGCAGTTCATGATCAATGTGGACGGTGCTGTGCTCGGTTTGTCCCTTGGTCGCTCGATGCGATTCAGCCCTGAAGAACATGGCCGTCTTCTTTGTGTGCGGGACTGGGTGCTGGCCGCGATGGGTCGACATTTGCAACTCGTGCCTCCGGAGGGGCCGACCGCAGTGGCCGGGGATCTGGCGACCTTGCTCGATCGTTTCGATGCGCGCCTGACGGTGCGTGAAGTCGAAACCGCGCGCCTGATTCTTCAGGGCTTCTCCAGCAAAGCCATCGCCCAGCAATTGAGCATTTCCCCGGAAACGGTGAAGGTGCATCGGCGTAATCTTTACCACAAGCTCAACGTCAGCGGGCATGGCGAGTTGTTTGCGCTGGTGCTACAACCGAAATAA
- a CDS encoding molybdopterin-dependent oxidoreductase, with the protein MKKRIEGLDESSILSEARKVLAPQIEDRSRRSFLLRGLTLGGVAMLSGCNITDNDSVETALSSMSRFNDRVQGWLFNPNAMAPTYPESMITRPFPFNAFYGIDEAPTVEEESYRLEVTGMVADKRSWKLEELRAMAQVDQITRHICVEGWSAIGRWGGVRFSDFLKRVGADTDAKYVGFKCADDYYTSIDMATALHAQTLLALTYDGAVLPREYGFPMKLRMPTKLGYKNPKHIQAIFVTNTYTGGYWEDQGYNWFGGS; encoded by the coding sequence ATGAAAAAGCGCATCGAAGGACTCGACGAGTCGTCCATCCTCAGCGAAGCCCGGAAGGTGCTGGCGCCGCAGATCGAAGACCGTTCCCGGCGCTCGTTCCTGCTGCGCGGCCTGACCCTTGGCGGCGTGGCCATGTTGTCGGGCTGCAACATCACCGACAACGACAGCGTCGAAACCGCGCTGTCCTCGATGTCCCGCTTCAACGATCGGGTCCAGGGCTGGCTGTTCAATCCCAACGCCATGGCGCCGACCTATCCCGAGTCGATGATCACCCGGCCGTTTCCGTTCAATGCCTTTTACGGCATCGATGAAGCGCCGACGGTTGAGGAAGAAAGCTACCGACTGGAAGTCACCGGCATGGTCGCCGACAAGCGCAGCTGGAAGCTCGAAGAGCTGCGTGCGATGGCCCAGGTCGATCAGATCACCCGACACATCTGCGTCGAAGGCTGGAGCGCCATCGGCCGCTGGGGTGGGGTGCGCTTCAGTGATTTCCTCAAACGGGTGGGCGCCGACACCGACGCCAAGTACGTCGGCTTCAAATGCGCCGACGACTACTACACCAGCATCGATATGGCCACCGCGCTGCATGCGCAAACCCTGCTGGCCCTGACCTACGACGGCGCCGTACTGCCCCGCGAATACGGCTTCCCGATGAAGCTGCGCATGCCGACCAAGCTCGGCTACAAGAACCCGAAACACATCCAGGCGATTTTCGTCACCAACACCTACACCGGCGGCTACTGGGAAGACCAGGGCTACAACTGGTTCGGCGGTAGCTGA
- a CDS encoding class I SAM-dependent methyltransferase, translating to MNPDALATLNTHLLTALATAPAETRRLFHGRGRCWPGLEQLTVDWLQGVVLVSLFKEPEAQQLEALKVLLLGITQSAEWQQSGAHTLLLQHRYLLQSTTEWLLGDALDEMTITEGGLKYRVDLGRKQNAGLFLDMRYGRDWVRANAEGKRVLNLFAYTCGFSVTAIEGGAAHVVNLDMSSSALSRGRDNHRLNGHDVSNVTFLGHDLFKSWGKVIGKGPYDLVIIDPPSFQKGSFLLTKDYQRVLRRLPELLTEQGTVLACMNDPAFGSDFLIDGVTREAPSLRFVERLENPPEFPDADVECGLKALVFRQGD from the coding sequence ATGAACCCTGACGCCCTTGCCACCCTGAACACACACCTGTTGACCGCCCTGGCCACCGCCCCAGCCGAAACCCGCCGCCTGTTTCACGGGCGCGGGCGTTGCTGGCCGGGCCTGGAGCAGTTGACCGTGGACTGGTTGCAGGGCGTGGTGCTGGTGTCGCTGTTCAAGGAGCCGGAAGCGCAGCAACTGGAAGCGTTGAAGGTTCTGTTGCTGGGCATTACGCAATCCGCCGAATGGCAACAATCCGGCGCGCACACGCTGTTGCTGCAACACCGCTACCTGCTGCAAAGCACCACCGAATGGCTGCTGGGGGATGCGCTCGATGAGATGACGATCACCGAGGGCGGCCTGAAATATCGGGTGGACCTGGGCCGCAAACAGAATGCCGGGCTGTTCCTCGATATGCGTTATGGCCGCGATTGGGTGCGGGCCAATGCCGAGGGCAAGCGGGTGTTGAACCTGTTCGCCTACACCTGCGGGTTTTCGGTGACGGCAATCGAGGGTGGCGCGGCGCATGTGGTCAATCTGGACATGTCCAGCTCGGCCCTGAGTCGTGGCCGCGACAATCACCGACTCAACGGCCACGACGTGAGCAATGTCACGTTCCTCGGCCATGACTTGTTCAAGTCCTGGGGCAAGGTGATCGGCAAGGGGCCGTATGACCTGGTGATCATCGATCCGCCGTCGTTTCAGAAAGGCAGTTTTCTGCTGACCAAGGATTACCAGCGGGTGCTGCGTCGGTTGCCGGAGTTGTTGACCGAACAGGGTACGGTGCTGGCCTGCATGAACGACCCGGCGTTTGGCTCGGACTTCTTGATTGATGGGGTTACGCGTGAGGCGCCGAGTTTGCGATTTGTGGAGCGGCTGGAGAATCCGCCGGAGTTTCCGGATGCGGATGTTGAGTGTGGGTTGAAGGCGTTGGTGTTTCGGCAGGGGGATTGA
- a CDS encoding pentapeptide MXKDX repeat protein, with protein sequence MKKLATAALSLFLAMGVASVYAADTMSNDSMSKDSMSKDAMSKDTMKKDTMKKDNMAKDTMKKDSMSKDNMSKDTMKKDNMSKDNMSKDTMKKDAMSQ encoded by the coding sequence ATGAAAAAGCTCGCCACCGCCGCACTGTCCCTGTTCCTGGCCATGGGCGTCGCCAGCGTCTACGCCGCCGACACCATGAGCAACGACAGCATGAGCAAAGACTCGATGTCCAAAGACGCCATGTCCAAAGACACCATGAAAAAAGACACGATGAAAAAGGACAACATGGCCAAGGACACGATGAAAAAAGACAGCATGTCCAAGGACAACATGAGCAAGGACACCATGAAGAAAGACAACATGTCCAAGGACAACATGAGCAAAGACACCATGAAAAAAGACGCCATGTCGCAGTAA
- a CDS encoding polyamine ABC transporter substrate-binding protein, producing the protein MSGHRTYINLGLGACLSASLSAFAAEAPTVHVYNWFDYIGPTTLKDFQRDTGIKPVYDTFDSGEVLEAKLMTGHSGYDVVVASNFILPALIKAGALQKLDRSQLTNLQHIDPVLLEKLRANDPDNQYAVPYLWGTDGIGYNVDKVRAALGDQAPVNSWDLLFKEENLAKLSECGVGILDAPAEIIPIALHYLGLPPNSSNPADYKKAEALLLKLRPHITYFNSSKIQTDLANGDICVALTWSGTVFGAMQAANEAAKGVKIEYSIPVEGAPLWSDNLVMVKDGNNPEQGLAFINYLLRPEVIAPATNLALTANANKDATALLSDEVREFSNIYPSAEVIAKAFTLQPQPHEIERVRTRSWSNIKNGN; encoded by the coding sequence ATGAGTGGTCACCGCACGTATATCAACCTGGGACTGGGTGCCTGCCTGTCGGCCTCGTTGTCGGCATTTGCCGCCGAAGCCCCCACCGTGCACGTCTACAACTGGTTTGACTACATCGGCCCGACCACGTTGAAGGATTTCCAGCGCGACACCGGGATCAAACCCGTCTATGACACCTTCGACAGCGGCGAAGTACTGGAAGCCAAGCTGATGACTGGCCACAGCGGTTATGACGTGGTGGTGGCCAGTAACTTCATTCTGCCGGCGTTGATCAAGGCCGGAGCCTTGCAAAAACTTGACCGTAGCCAACTGACCAATCTGCAACACATTGACCCGGTCTTGCTGGAAAAGCTGCGCGCGAACGACCCGGACAACCAATACGCCGTTCCTTACCTATGGGGCACCGACGGCATTGGCTATAACGTTGACAAGGTCCGCGCAGCCCTGGGCGATCAGGCGCCGGTGAACTCCTGGGATCTGCTGTTCAAGGAAGAAAACCTCGCCAAGCTCAGCGAATGTGGCGTAGGGATTTTGGACGCTCCCGCCGAAATCATCCCGATCGCCCTGCACTATCTCGGCCTGCCGCCCAACAGCAGTAACCCCGCAGACTACAAAAAAGCTGAAGCACTGCTGCTCAAGTTGCGCCCGCACATCACCTATTTCAATTCGTCGAAGATCCAGACCGACCTGGCCAACGGCGACATCTGTGTCGCCTTGACGTGGTCCGGCACCGTGTTCGGTGCCATGCAAGCCGCCAATGAAGCCGCGAAGGGCGTAAAGATCGAATACAGCATCCCGGTCGAAGGTGCGCCGCTGTGGAGCGACAACCTGGTCATGGTCAAGGACGGCAACAATCCAGAACAGGGACTGGCCTTTATTAACTACCTGCTACGCCCTGAAGTGATCGCCCCGGCCACTAACCTGGCGCTCACCGCCAACGCCAACAAAGACGCGACCGCGTTGCTCTCGGACGAGGTGCGCGAGTTCAGCAACATCTATCCCTCGGCCGAGGTAATCGCCAAGGCATTCACCCTGCAACCGCAGCCCCATGAGATCGAACGTGTCCGCACACGCTCTTGGAGCAACATCAAGAACGGCAACTGA
- a CDS encoding TetR/AcrR family transcriptional regulator: METADLLERCYPGRRAELKRDIFRKALRLFNEQGIEATTIEMIRAECDTSVGAIYHHFGNKEGLVAALFFTALDDQAQLRDSYLAEAGTTQEGIYALVHSYVDWVDNQPEWARFQYHARFAVTKGPFKDELATRNKTRNRQLWEWLSAPDRGDELKGVPAELMLSLIIGQADSYCRTWLSGRVKGRPMVYRDMLAEAAWRSISTGATCDQ, translated from the coding sequence ATGGAAACCGCAGATTTACTCGAGCGCTGCTACCCCGGACGAAGAGCCGAACTCAAGCGCGACATCTTCAGAAAAGCCCTCAGGCTGTTCAACGAACAGGGGATCGAGGCCACCACCATCGAGATGATTCGCGCCGAATGCGATACCAGCGTCGGCGCGATCTACCATCATTTCGGCAACAAGGAAGGCTTGGTGGCTGCGCTGTTTTTCACTGCGCTGGATGATCAGGCGCAGCTGCGCGACAGCTATCTGGCCGAGGCCGGCACCACGCAAGAAGGGATTTACGCGTTGGTGCACAGCTACGTGGATTGGGTCGACAACCAACCCGAGTGGGCACGGTTTCAGTACCACGCGCGATTTGCCGTGACCAAAGGACCGTTCAAGGACGAACTGGCCACCCGAAACAAAACCCGCAACCGGCAGCTCTGGGAATGGCTGTCGGCGCCGGACCGGGGCGATGAGTTGAAAGGTGTGCCGGCCGAGTTGATGCTGTCGCTGATCATCGGCCAGGCGGACAGCTACTGCCGGACCTGGTTGTCGGGAAGGGTGAAGGGCCGCCCGATGGTCTACAGGGACATGCTGGCGGAGGCGGCGTGGCGATCGATTTCCACGGGCGCAACCTGCGACCAATGA
- a CDS encoding hotdog fold domain-containing protein, protein MNQFLSMFTSAGPEAFSQMACKVAPYFSTINPLISELRPGYSSVQVPFSREITNHLGTVHAIAMCNAAELAAGTMTDVSIPAGARWIPKGMTVEYLAKAKTDVTAVANGEAVDWLTGGDKIVPVDVHDAEGKKVFTARITMNVKLS, encoded by the coding sequence ATGAACCAGTTTCTCAGCATGTTCACCAGCGCCGGCCCCGAAGCATTCAGCCAAATGGCCTGCAAAGTGGCGCCCTACTTCAGCACCATCAACCCGCTGATTTCGGAACTGCGCCCAGGCTACTCGAGCGTGCAGGTGCCGTTTTCCCGGGAGATCACCAACCACTTGGGCACCGTGCATGCGATTGCGATGTGCAATGCTGCGGAACTCGCCGCCGGGACGATGACCGACGTTTCGATTCCCGCAGGCGCACGCTGGATTCCGAAAGGGATGACGGTCGAATACCTGGCCAAAGCCAAGACCGATGTGACGGCGGTGGCCAATGGGGAAGCGGTTGACTGGCTGACGGGCGGCGACAAGATCGTGCCGGTGGATGTTCACGATGCAGAGGGCAAGAAGGTATTCACGGCGCGGATCACCATGAATGTGAAGCTTTCATAA
- a CDS encoding GNAT family N-acetyltransferase encodes MPQISHFKTPCPEHITSQILQLVVDNLTDISAVALPPSNLLYNVYQYAIGYEVHLYLEALNGAKGIAVELIVATDVDDPEKVIGFVLYLPVKDDPEACGVVYMAVDASHRGQGIARTMLREVVGRYPHTELTCSVGKVPYFEAMGFQVLGVRETQVLMNTRDYGTDGLMAVLDTAPIYSSLEVRQIHTYLLQKNGKRAMTDAEKQRDRHLDQLTRKTNEFVRGRLGDDAVPAMTPRLRLV; translated from the coding sequence ATGCCCCAGATCAGCCATTTCAAAACCCCGTGCCCCGAGCACATCACCAGCCAGATCCTGCAACTGGTGGTCGACAACCTGACCGACATCAGCGCCGTGGCCCTGCCGCCGAGCAACCTGCTGTACAACGTGTACCAGTACGCAATCGGCTATGAAGTCCACCTCTATCTGGAAGCGTTGAACGGGGCGAAGGGGATTGCGGTTGAGCTGATCGTGGCCACGGACGTGGACGATCCGGAAAAGGTCATTGGCTTTGTGTTGTACCTGCCGGTCAAGGACGATCCCGAGGCGTGCGGCGTGGTTTACATGGCCGTCGATGCCAGCCATCGCGGCCAGGGCATCGCGCGCACGATGCTGCGCGAAGTGGTCGGTCGCTACCCTCACACCGAACTGACCTGCAGCGTCGGCAAAGTACCGTATTTCGAGGCGATGGGCTTCCAGGTGCTGGGCGTGCGCGAGACGCAAGTGCTGATGAACACCCGCGATTACGGCACCGACGGCTTGATGGCAGTGCTGGATACCGCACCGATCTACAGCTCGCTGGAAGTGCGGCAGATTCATACGTATCTGCTGCAAAAGAACGGCAAGCGCGCGATGACCGATGCCGAGAAACAGCGGGACCGGCACCTGGATCAACTGACGCGCAAGACGAATGAGTTTGTGCGTGGGCGGTTGGGGGATGACGCGGTGCCGGCCATGACGCCGAGACTGCGGTTGGTCTAA
- a CDS encoding TetR/AcrR family transcriptional regulator, translating to MSSTEKNEQDSTPQPRRRLSREDRQRQLLDVAWQMVREEGTDALTLGRLAELAGVTKPVVYDHFTTRSGLLAALYQDFDARQTAIMDAALLTCEPTLDSTAGIIASSYVACVLTQGNEISGVIAALASSPELEKIKREYEAIFLNKCQLVLQPFAGANTIKPASLRAMLGASEALSNAAATGEISAGQAQEELFETIRAMIERTARGN from the coding sequence ATGTCAAGCACCGAAAAAAACGAGCAGGACTCCACACCACAACCCCGCCGCCGCCTGTCCCGCGAGGACCGCCAACGCCAGTTACTGGATGTCGCCTGGCAGATGGTCCGCGAGGAAGGTACGGATGCGTTGACCCTCGGACGCCTCGCCGAACTGGCAGGCGTGACCAAACCGGTGGTCTACGACCACTTCACCACGCGCTCGGGTTTGCTGGCGGCGTTGTACCAGGATTTCGACGCCCGGCAGACCGCAATAATGGACGCCGCGCTGCTGACCTGCGAACCGACACTCGACAGCACCGCCGGGATTATTGCGTCGTCCTATGTGGCGTGCGTGCTGACCCAGGGCAACGAAATTTCCGGGGTGATTGCAGCGCTGGCGAGCTCGCCGGAACTGGAGAAGATCAAGCGCGAGTACGAGGCGATTTTCCTCAACAAATGCCAACTCGTCCTGCAGCCGTTCGCTGGAGCAAACACCATCAAACCCGCGAGTTTACGGGCGATGCTGGGGGCATCGGAGGCTTTGTCGAACGCGGCGGCGACGGGGGAGATTAGCGCTGGGCAGGCGCAGGAAGAACTGTTCGAAACGATCAGGGCGATGATCGAAAGAACAGCCCGCGGTAACTGA